In Humidesulfovibrio mexicanus, a single genomic region encodes these proteins:
- a CDS encoding TlpA family protein disulfide reductase has protein sequence MNAYVRPLWAGVLSCLLLLAACSGDATAPAPSGGKLETLDMPAVEQRFAANKGKITLVMFWATWCPACKTELPVLEQLRAKYPPEELDILAISVDDTEEIMAEYLKSRPTTVPVYLSKAEVGSEFGVKGVPALYVLDKNGQVAFNSAGAYPFEMLDQVIGPLARD, from the coding sequence ATGAACGCATACGTACGACCGCTTTGGGCGGGGGTGTTGTCCTGCCTGTTGCTCTTGGCCGCCTGCTCCGGCGACGCGACGGCCCCGGCGCCCTCCGGCGGCAAGCTGGAGACCCTGGACATGCCCGCCGTTGAGCAGCGTTTCGCCGCCAACAAGGGCAAGATCACCCTGGTGATGTTCTGGGCCACCTGGTGCCCGGCCTGCAAGACCGAACTGCCCGTGCTGGAGCAGCTGCGCGCCAAGTACCCGCCCGAGGAGCTGGACATCCTGGCCATCAGCGTGGATGACACCGAGGAGATCATGGCCGAATACCTCAAATCGCGGCCCACCACGGTGCCGGTGTACCTCTCCAAGGCGGAGGTCGGCTCGGAATTCGGCGTCAAGGGCGTGCCCGCCCTGTACGTGCTGGACAAGAACGGCCAGGTGGCCTTCAATAGCGCTGGCGCGTATCCTTTTGAAATGCTTGACCAGGTCATCGGACCTTTGGCGAGGGACTAG
- a CDS encoding homocysteine S-methyltransferase family protein, with protein MSDFRSLLSDSSLHFFDGGFGALLQSRGLPPGVAPEMFGVKNPEPVAAIHAEYAAAGAEVVTTNTFGGTRFKLDPGVDARALNRELARIAKRAVDGRAFVAGSVGPSGHFIAPLGDVSFREMVAAYREQILGLAEGGADLILGETQFDLAEAKAIVIAAREVSEQLSRDLPVGVTMTFEGAKSLTGTSPLTFIDTMQNLGVDFLGTNCSAGPEQIVDVVRAMLPRLSTPLLVQPNAGLPELDEEGRTVFRLGPEDFARQCRAFAEMGAKFLGGCCGTTPAHISALRAAVADLPWRRPVPPDPSPLVLTCRSSSVAFGGENPLVIIGERINPTGKKVLADELSQNLHAEALRLATEQAAQGAGVLDVNVGAPMVDEKTVLPALALALSSRFELPLSLDTSDIEAMENALWTQPGSPLVNSISGEPGRMEQLGPLCKKFGAPFILLPLEGRKLPYTAQERIAVIDRLLAQADSLGIPRRLVMVDALVLTVSSKALAARHCLETIRHCADVLGLPTTMGLSNVSFGLPARELLNSSFLTLSMGAGLSSCIANPASRRLREAAAAAEVLLARDANAGRYIASYADWTPGAGGVGGPASGAGGGAGRGKAATPGEAVVMGDRDGLISLIEAELAAGADPFALVDGALIPAILEVGRKYERKEYFLPQLLRSAEAMQAGFARLEPLLMASGRAEKKTPIVMATVEGDIHDIGKNIVCLMLKNHGFEVFDLGKDVPAAQIVDEAERVGAKVIGLSALMTTTMVRMEDTVRLVKERGLPIKVMIGGAVVTEAFALSIGADGFSRDAVAAVKLAAELSGRVLAQ; from the coding sequence ATGTCCGACTTCCGCTCGCTTTTGTCCGATTCCTCCCTCCACTTCTTCGACGGCGGCTTCGGCGCGCTCTTGCAGTCGCGCGGGCTGCCCCCGGGCGTTGCGCCGGAAATGTTCGGCGTCAAGAACCCGGAACCCGTGGCCGCCATCCACGCCGAATACGCCGCGGCCGGGGCCGAGGTGGTCACCACCAACACCTTCGGCGGCACGCGCTTCAAGCTGGACCCCGGCGTGGACGCCCGCGCGCTGAACCGCGAGCTGGCGCGCATCGCCAAGCGCGCCGTGGACGGCCGGGCCTTTGTGGCGGGCAGCGTGGGGCCTTCCGGGCACTTCATCGCCCCTCTGGGCGACGTGAGCTTCCGCGAAATGGTGGCCGCCTATCGCGAGCAGATCTTGGGCTTGGCCGAGGGCGGAGCCGACCTTATCCTGGGCGAGACGCAGTTCGACCTGGCCGAGGCCAAGGCCATCGTCATCGCCGCGCGCGAGGTCTCCGAGCAGCTCTCCCGCGACCTGCCGGTGGGCGTCACCATGACCTTCGAGGGCGCCAAGTCCCTGACGGGAACGTCGCCGCTGACTTTCATCGACACCATGCAGAACCTGGGCGTGGACTTTCTTGGCACCAACTGCTCCGCCGGGCCGGAGCAGATAGTGGATGTAGTGCGGGCCATGCTGCCCAGGCTCTCCACGCCGCTTCTGGTGCAGCCCAACGCGGGCCTGCCGGAGCTGGACGAGGAAGGGCGCACGGTGTTCCGCCTGGGGCCCGAGGACTTTGCCCGGCAGTGCCGCGCCTTCGCCGAGATGGGGGCCAAGTTCCTGGGCGGCTGCTGCGGCACCACGCCCGCGCACATTTCCGCCTTGCGCGCCGCCGTGGCCGACCTGCCCTGGCGCAGGCCCGTTCCGCCGGACCCCTCGCCGCTGGTGCTGACCTGCCGGTCGTCCTCCGTGGCCTTTGGCGGCGAGAACCCGCTGGTCATCATCGGCGAGCGCATCAACCCCACAGGCAAGAAGGTTCTGGCGGACGAGCTTTCCCAGAACCTGCACGCCGAGGCCCTGCGCCTGGCCACCGAGCAGGCGGCCCAGGGGGCCGGCGTGCTGGACGTGAACGTGGGCGCGCCCATGGTGGACGAAAAGACCGTGCTGCCCGCCCTGGCCCTGGCCTTGAGCTCCCGCTTCGAGTTGCCGCTGTCGCTGGACACCTCGGACATCGAGGCCATGGAGAACGCCCTGTGGACGCAGCCCGGCTCGCCGCTGGTGAACTCCATCAGCGGGGAGCCCGGCCGCATGGAGCAACTGGGCCCCCTGTGCAAGAAGTTCGGCGCGCCCTTCATCCTGCTGCCCCTTGAGGGCCGGAAGCTGCCCTACACCGCGCAGGAGCGCATCGCGGTCATCGACCGCCTGCTCGCGCAGGCCGACAGTCTGGGCATTCCGCGCCGACTGGTCATGGTGGACGCTCTGGTGCTCACGGTGTCGTCCAAGGCGCTGGCCGCGCGCCACTGCCTGGAGACCATCCGCCACTGCGCGGACGTGCTGGGCCTGCCCACCACCATGGGGCTGTCCAACGTCTCCTTCGGGCTGCCCGCGCGCGAGCTGCTCAATTCAAGCTTCCTCACGCTCTCCATGGGCGCGGGCCTGTCCTCGTGCATCGCCAACCCGGCCAGCCGCCGCCTGCGCGAGGCCGCGGCCGCGGCCGAGGTGCTGCTGGCGCGCGACGCCAACGCCGGACGCTACATCGCCTCCTACGCCGACTGGACCCCAGGCGCGGGCGGAGTGGGCGGGCCGGCGTCTGGCGCGGGCGGCGGCGCGGGCCGGGGCAAGGCCGCCACCCCTGGCGAGGCCGTGGTCATGGGCGACCGCGACGGGCTCATCTCGCTCATCGAGGCCGAGCTGGCCGCCGGGGCCGACCCCTTCGCCCTGGTGGACGGCGCGCTCATCCCCGCCATATTGGAGGTGGGCCGCAAATACGAGCGCAAGGAATACTTCCTGCCGCAGCTGTTGCGCAGCGCCGAAGCCATGCAGGCGGGCTTCGCCCGGTTGGAGCCCCTGCTCATGGCCTCCGGCCGGGCGGAGAAGAAGACGCCCATCGTCATGGCCACGGTGGAGGGCGACATCCACGACATCGGCAAGAACATCGTCTGTCTGATGCTGAAAAACCACGGCTTCGAGGTCTTCGACCTGGGCAAGGACGTGCCCGCCGCGCAGATAGTGGACGAGGCCGAGCGCGTGGGGGCCAAGGTCATCGGGCTTTCCGCGCTGATGACCACCACCATGGTGCGCATGGAGGACACCGTGCGCCTGGTCAAGGAGCGCGGCCTCCCCATCAAGGTCATGATCGGCGGGGCCGTGGTCACCGAGGCCTTCGCCCTGTCCATCGGGGCGGACGGCTTTTCCCGCGATGCCGTGGCCGCGGTGAAGCTGGCGGCGGAGTTGTCGGGCCGGGTGCTGGCGCAGTAG
- a CDS encoding sigma-70 family RNA polymerase sigma factor gives MKSENTHAASPESRPAAPPALAGKKPFLPAPVARKRGEVSTRDSLSHYLREIARFPLLAPEEEFELAKRVRDENDQEAAFRLVSSHLRLVVKIAMDFQRRWMQNVQDLIQEGNVGLMKAVRKFDPDKGIKFSYYAAFWIKAYILKYIMDNWRMVKIGTTQTQRKLFYNLNKERQRLTNMGFDPTTSALSESLQVSEAEIEQMDQRLSRQDMSLDISIGEDSENTRLDFLPALGPGIEEILGQDQISALLLENLKTIAPRLSDKEQAILNERLLSDSPVTLREIGDRYGVTRERVRQIEARLLEKLKAHLQSTVKDFSPEWIKGND, from the coding sequence ATGAAATCGGAAAACACCCACGCCGCCTCCCCAGAGAGCAGGCCCGCCGCCCCCCCGGCCCTGGCCGGGAAGAAGCCCTTCCTGCCCGCACCCGTCGCCCGAAAACGGGGCGAGGTCTCCACGCGCGACTCGCTCAGCCACTACCTGCGCGAGATCGCCCGCTTTCCCCTGCTCGCCCCGGAAGAGGAGTTCGAGCTGGCCAAGCGCGTGCGCGACGAGAACGACCAGGAGGCCGCCTTCCGGCTGGTGTCCTCGCACTTGCGCCTGGTGGTCAAGATCGCCATGGACTTCCAGCGCCGCTGGATGCAGAACGTGCAGGACCTCATCCAGGAAGGCAACGTGGGCCTGATGAAGGCCGTCCGCAAGTTCGATCCTGACAAAGGCATCAAGTTCAGCTATTACGCGGCGTTCTGGATCAAGGCCTACATCCTCAAGTACATCATGGACAACTGGCGCATGGTCAAGATCGGCACCACGCAGACCCAGCGCAAGCTGTTCTACAACCTGAACAAGGAACGCCAGCGGCTCACCAACATGGGCTTCGACCCCACCACCAGCGCGCTTTCCGAAAGCCTGCAGGTGAGCGAGGCCGAAATCGAGCAGATGGACCAGCGCCTCTCGCGCCAGGACATGAGCCTGGACATTTCCATCGGCGAGGATTCGGAGAACACGCGCCTGGACTTCCTGCCCGCCCTTGGCCCCGGCATCGAGGAGATCCTCGGCCAGGACCAGATTTCCGCGCTGCTGCTGGAAAACCTCAAGACCATCGCGCCCAGGCTTTCGGACAAGGAGCAGGCCATCCTGAACGAACGGCTGCTCTCCGACAGCCCGGTGACCCTGCGCGAAATCGGCGACCGCTACGGGGTGACCCGCGAACGCGTGCGGCAAATTGAGGCGCGCCTGCTGGAAAAGCTCAAGGCGCATCTGCAAAGCACGGTGAAGGACTTTTCGCCCGAGTGGATTAAAGGCAACGACTAG
- a CDS encoding tetratricopeptide repeat protein has translation MRRISSLGLRPALFLAMALCTACAPAQPRVQPPRPVAQAASSTYDYLEYQALLQQMSRTASTARLSPEAFARTLALQKAAARALDRVIARESAPSLYMDKAFLYWNPEQAGQARTILDQGLEKYPNDYNLNAALANAFLMENRLAEAAAVLSGYLSRQENTTLRERLGQLYVDSEQPEKALETLKRIPPKERSADAQFQMARAEARLGRKTAAMNALKQLLKQNPEHLEAWVELAFQQEMDRDYAAAVATYSQILELGATREDIRQRIENGGGEGREDIRLRVVGLWLKLNNPDKALDAALRSSGGKPFILAAALLFLNESYSAQASTLLDVLASQPPVPGEYFFYKAVIAHDGEGNPQKALQFLDLVPESDPHFSQALQFRIQLLYGMGREHEAVALMDQGKRLYPGQSRFPLLQAGYLIEKKRLPEAREVLEKALDDQPEDEDLRYQLGAVLDRQGDRKTALGLMQKIVDKNPDHADALNYIGYTLAEEGRDLERALALVKKADRLKPENGYIVDSLAWTYFRLGKLEEAWKHIQRAVTLTKDDPTMWEHYGDIAKQSGRAAQAQKAYQNALKFKHEHPERIKKKLRAK, from the coding sequence ATGCGTCGCATCTCTTCCCTGGGCCTGCGCCCCGCCCTTTTCCTGGCCATGGCCCTGTGCACGGCCTGCGCCCCGGCCCAGCCCAGGGTCCAGCCGCCCCGGCCCGTCGCCCAGGCCGCCAGCTCCACCTACGACTACCTGGAATACCAAGCGCTTCTGCAGCAAATGTCGCGCACGGCCTCCACGGCGCGACTTTCCCCGGAAGCCTTTGCGCGCACCCTCGCGCTCCAAAAAGCCGCGGCCCGGGCCCTGGACCGCGTCATCGCCCGCGAGTCCGCGCCCTCTCTCTACATGGACAAGGCCTTCCTGTACTGGAACCCCGAGCAGGCCGGCCAGGCGCGGACCATACTGGACCAGGGCCTTGAGAAGTACCCGAACGACTATAATCTGAACGCGGCCCTGGCCAACGCCTTCCTCATGGAAAACAGGCTCGCCGAGGCGGCCGCCGTGCTCTCCGGCTATCTTTCGCGCCAGGAGAACACCACCTTGCGCGAGCGTCTGGGCCAGCTCTACGTGGACTCGGAACAGCCGGAAAAGGCGCTGGAGACCTTGAAGCGCATCCCGCCCAAGGAACGCAGCGCCGATGCCCAGTTCCAGATGGCCCGGGCCGAGGCCCGGCTGGGCCGCAAAACCGCGGCCATGAACGCCCTCAAGCAGCTGCTGAAGCAGAACCCGGAGCACCTGGAGGCCTGGGTGGAGCTGGCCTTTCAGCAGGAGATGGACCGCGACTACGCCGCCGCCGTGGCCACCTATTCGCAGATCCTCGAACTCGGCGCCACGCGCGAGGACATCCGCCAGCGCATCGAGAACGGCGGGGGCGAAGGCCGGGAGGACATCCGCCTGCGCGTGGTGGGCCTGTGGCTCAAGCTGAACAACCCCGACAAGGCCCTGGACGCCGCCCTGCGAAGCTCCGGCGGCAAGCCCTTCATCCTGGCGGCCGCGCTGCTGTTCCTGAACGAGAGCTACTCCGCCCAGGCCAGCACCCTGCTGGACGTGCTGGCAAGCCAGCCGCCCGTGCCCGGCGAGTATTTCTTCTACAAGGCGGTCATCGCCCACGATGGCGAAGGCAACCCGCAAAAAGCGCTGCAGTTCCTGGACCTGGTTCCAGAGAGCGACCCGCACTTCAGCCAGGCCCTGCAGTTCCGCATCCAGCTGCTCTACGGCATGGGCCGCGAGCACGAAGCCGTCGCGCTCATGGACCAGGGCAAGCGGCTGTACCCCGGACAGAGCCGCTTCCCGCTGCTGCAGGCGGGCTACCTCATAGAGAAGAAGCGCCTCCCCGAAGCCAGGGAGGTTCTTGAAAAGGCCCTGGACGACCAGCCCGAGGACGAGGATCTGCGCTACCAGCTGGGGGCCGTGCTGGACCGGCAGGGCGACCGCAAGACGGCGCTTGGGCTTATGCAGAAAATCGTGGACAAGAATCCGGACCACGCCGACGCCCTCAACTACATCGGCTACACCCTGGCCGAGGAAGGCCGCGACCTGGAGCGCGCTTTGGCCCTGGTCAAGAAGGCCGACCGCCTCAAGCCGGAGAACGGCTACATCGTGGACTCCCTGGCCTGGACCTACTTCCGCCTGGGCAAGCTGGAGGAAGCCTGGAAGCACATCCAGCGCGCCGTGACCCTGACCAAAGACGATCCCACCATGTGGGAGCACTACGGCGACATAGCCAAGCAGTCCGGCCGCGCCGCCCAGGCCCAAAAGGCCTACCAGAACGCGCTCAAGTTCAAGCACGAGCACCCCGAACGCATCAAGAAAAAGCTGAGAGCGAAATGA